A stretch of the Heterodontus francisci isolate sHetFra1 chromosome 10, sHetFra1.hap1, whole genome shotgun sequence genome encodes the following:
- the LOC137374193 gene encoding putative protein ARB2BP: MGEPVIPKQLENAKRLKEFKYYFNDKGQLRNTETNQPFVFKQYSNATNLNHQWYKVFGTVLAEYVYELLEKECLLKRVYIPLEAAEDGPKSFCFMSEGALTNPCKLIVLLQDRGVMRAGTWSQQLIVHDCLDTGTQIPFIKKALREHYEVIVLNSNDNFMPIKQDDVAAAEEKKQCDSDQKYNLTLKQIPKRGFESAEQHVIYIWDHFISKSTAMNVAFIAHGYGGLTFVNLLNERTEVMSKVYAVAFINSAHDADHQNVGQIGRNWIEKKCRNWLLSPKPLDKPVSSVRMDCAQVSAGTENHDLAPTICFHSIFKYLKKVANVQKTNRFTRSPIVTRSLSKKNCLKEKKRM, encoded by the coding sequence ATGGGAGAGCCGGTGATTCCTAAACAACTGGAAAATGCAAAAAGACTGAAAGAATTCAAATACTATTTCAATGACAAAGGACAACTGAGGAACACGGAAACAAACCAACCATTTGTTTTCAAACAATATAGTAATGCAACCAACTTGAACCACCAATGGTACAAAGTCTTTGGAACAGTTCTGGCCGAGTATGTATACGAACTCTTGGAGAAAGAATGTCTACTGAAACGAGTCTATATTCCCCTGGAGGCCGCAGAGGATGGCCCGAAAAGTTTCTGCTTCATGAGCGAAGGTGCCTTGACTAATCCTTGCAAGTTAATTGTTCTACTGCAAGATCGTGGAGTCATGCGGGCCGGTACATGGTCCCAGCAACTGATTGTGCATGATTGTCTGGATACTGGCACTCAAATCCCTTTTATTAAGAAAGCTCTAAGGGAGCACTATGAAGTGATTGTATTAAACAGTAATGACAACTTTATGCCTATTAAGCAAGACGATGTCGCAGCCGCAGAAGAGAAAAAACAATGTGATTCTGATCAAAAATATAACCTAACACTTAAACAAATACCAAAAAGAGGTTTTGAAAGTGCTGAACAGCACGTCATCTACATTTGGGACCACTTTATATCGAAGTCTACTGCAATGAATGTAGCCTTCATAGCTCATGGCTATGGCGGGTTGACATTTGTCAACCTACTGAATGAACGTACGGAGGTAATGAGCAAAGTATATGCTGTGGCCTTCATAAACTCTGCTCATGATGCAGACCATCAAAACGTTGGGCAAATAGGTCGGAATTGGATTGAAAAAAAATGCCGTAACTGGTTACTGAGCCCCAAACCTCTAGACAAGCCTGTATCCTCCGTAAGGATGGACTGTGCGCAGGTTTCTGCAGGCACTGAAAACCACGACTTGGCCCCCACAATTTGCTTTCACTCAATTTTCAAGTACTTGAAGAAAGTTGCAAATGTGCAGAAAACTAATCGATTCACTCGATCGCCAATTGTTACAAGAAGTTTAAGTAAGAAAAATTGCTTAAAGGAAAAGAAGAGGATGTAG